In a genomic window of candidate division WOR-3 bacterium:
- the lipA gene encoding lipoyl synthase: MRKPEWLRFRLPAGPEFIRVNQILRKYNLNTVCSSARCPNLAECWNRGTATVLLLGNTCTRHCRFCAVTTGNPRGQVDNSEPERVTEAILELGLKYVVLTSVDRDDLPDLGAGIFTRTVQLLKKSNPGIAVEVLVPDFHGKRELIQQVLAAGPDVFAHNLETVERLTPAVRDRRADYCQSLSTLQLAKMLAPAVRTKSGLMVGLGETEEEVIQTLADLKSAGCDIVTIGQYLQPDRRCLPVARYYTREELQKLSAHARAIGIPRTIAAPLVRSSYLAEELLRTDINPDPPLI, translated from the coding sequence GTGCGTAAACCAGAATGGCTCAGATTCCGGCTGCCCGCCGGCCCGGAATTTATCCGGGTAAATCAGATTCTCCGGAAATATAACCTGAATACCGTCTGCAGCTCAGCCCGCTGTCCGAACCTTGCTGAATGCTGGAATCGGGGGACGGCAACAGTTCTGCTTCTCGGCAACACCTGCACCCGACACTGCCGCTTCTGCGCTGTTACCACCGGCAACCCGCGCGGTCAGGTAGATAATTCTGAACCCGAACGGGTGACAGAGGCAATTCTGGAACTGGGTCTTAAATATGTCGTCCTGACTTCGGTCGATCGTGATGACCTGCCTGACCTCGGTGCCGGTATCTTTACCCGCACCGTGCAGCTGCTGAAAAAATCAAATCCGGGAATCGCTGTTGAAGTGCTGGTTCCGGATTTCCATGGAAAAAGAGAACTGATTCAGCAGGTACTTGCTGCCGGTCCGGATGTTTTTGCCCACAATCTTGAGACCGTGGAGCGGCTGACCCCGGCTGTCCGTGACCGGCGGGCAGATTACTGCCAGTCGCTTTCTACTCTGCAGCTGGCAAAAATGCTGGCACCGGCAGTCAGAACCAAAAGCGGTCTGATGGTCGGACTGGGGGAAACCGAGGAGGAGGTCATCCAGACACTCGCTGACCTGAAATCAGCAGGATGTGATATTGTAACCATTGGCCAGTATCTCCAGCCGGACCGGCGCTGCCTGCCAGTTGCGCGTTACTACACCCGGGAGGAACTTCAGAAGCTGTCAGCGCATGCCCGCGCCATCGGCATCCCGCGAACCATTGCTGCCCCGCTGGTCCGAAGCTCATATCTGGCTGAGGAACTGCTCAGGACAGATATCAACCCCGACCCTCCACTGATTTGA